The stretch of DNA CAACAATGCGGGAATCGGCCTGGGCGGCAGCGCACTCGACGCGACCGAGGAACAGATCGACCGTCTCATCGACATCAACCTGCGCGGCGTGATCAGCGGCAGCCGGGCGTTCGCCAAGCAGATGGTGGCGCGCGGAGCCGGCGGCCACATCGTGAATCTGGCGTCGGCGGCGGCATTCACACCGTCACGCGAGCTGGGCCTGTACTCGGCGAGTAAGGCGGGCGTCCTGATGTTCTCCGAGAGCCTGCGGGCCGAGCTCGCCGACCATCGGATCGGCGTCAGCGCGATCTGCCCCGGCATCGTCAACACCAACATCACCGCGGCCACCGAGTACGCGGGCGTCGACGACCAGGAAGCCATGGCGCGCAAGGTGAGCGGCTTCTACGAGAAGCGCAACTACACGCCCGACAAGGTGGCGCGTGAGATCGTCCGCGCGGTCGTCTCCAACAAGGCCGTCGTGCCGGTGACCCCCGAAGCCAAGTTCGGGTACCGCGTATACCGATTCATCCCCTGGGTGTCGCGGATCGCGGCCCGGGCGAAACTGACCGGATAGGAACCGCTATGACCAACGCACACGTCACCCACTCCAACCCGGACACCGACCCCGGCGAGGTGGAGTTGCACGCCCGGAACGTCGAGTTCGACCTGTCCGACAGCCCGCTGCACTGGATCCCGGGCAGCCCCGTGTCGTCGAACATGATCACCGTCCTGAATCTGCTTCTCCCCGAGGGTGAACGCTGGTTCGTCGAGACGTTCAACGAGGCCCTGCCGATGGTCAAGGACGAGAAGCTCGCCGCCGACATGCGCGGTTTCGTCGGCCAGGAAGCGATGCACGCCGAGACGCACGACAAGGCCGTCCACACCTGGCTCGTCCACCGCGGGATCGATCCGCAGCCGTACCTGGATCAGATGGAGTGGATCTTCCGTCGCGTCCTGGGTCCGCGCGACGGACAGACACCGCAGGCCCGGCAGAAGCACCTGATCGAGCGATTGTGGCTCATCGCGGCGATCGAGCACTACACGGCTCTCCTCGGCGACTTCGCCCTCAACTGCACGTGGGCCGAGAACGGCGCCGACCCGGCCATGACCGACATGTTCGTCTGGCACGGCGCCGAAGAGGTGGAGCATCGAGCGGTGGCCCACGACGTCGCTGCCTACTTCGGCGACAGCCCGCTCCGTCGCGGACGCGCGATGAGTCTGGCGCTGCCGTTCCTGGTGATCCTCCTGGTCCGCGGATTCCGTTTCATCAACAGCCAGGATCCGACGTTCACGCAGATGAGCGTTCCGGCCCGATACGGAAAGTGCATCAAGGCCTACTTCGTGGAGTCGCGACGGGGCGTGTTTCCGAAGCTCGGCGGCATCGTGCTGGCGACGGCGACCTACTTCAAGCCCGGATTCCATCCGACCGAGATCGGCGACACCGCCCAGGCCGTCGCGTATCTGGCGACGTCACCGGGTGCTCGGCGCGCGGGATGACCACGGTGAACCACATCAGACACCCGCACGAGACCGATCTGGTCGTCGAACCGCCCCATCTGACCGGGCGGTGGCGCCGCGACCCGCTCATGCGTTTCGTCACCGGCATCGGCAACACCTGGTTCCCGTTCTGGGCGCCCCTCGCACCGCTGCGCGACCTGGCCGAGAACGACGACGTCCAGCGACTGGAGATGGTCGGCCGCGAGGTCGTCGCCCACGATGAGAACGTGATCGCGCTGACGTTCGCCGCCCCGGACCGTACGGTGCTCCCCGAGTGGCACGCCGGCGCCCACCTCGACCTCCTGCTGCCGTCCGGCCGGATGCGCGAGTACTCGCTGTGCGGTGACCCGGGAGACCGCACCACCTACCGCATCGCGGTACGACGGATCCCCGACGGCGGCGGCGGATCGGTGGAGGTCCACGACGAGCTGACGGTCGGCGACCCGATCCGGATCAAGGGACCGCGCAACGCCTTCCCGCTCGCGATGCCCGGATACGGCTCGCCCGTCGGACGCCTGCGATTCGTCGCCGCCGGCATCGGGATCACCCCGATCCTGCCGATGGTCGCGATCGCCGACCGCTTCGGTCTCGACTGGTCGATGATCTACACCGGCCGCACCCTCGATTCGATTCCGTTTCGCGAAGAGTTGGCCCGCTACGGCGACCGCGTGCAGATCCGCACCGACGACGAGCACGGTCTGCCGACGATGGACGAGTTGGTCGGCGATGCGGGCGAGCACGGTCTGGCCGTGTACTGCTGCGGTCCCACATCGATGCTCGAAGCGCTGCGCACGCACCTCGTCGGCCGCACCGACGTGGAACTGCACTACGAGCGCTTCTCCCCGCCGCCGATCGAGAACGGCACCGAGTTCACGATCGAGCTCGCCTCGACCGGTGAGCGGGAGACGGTCGCGGCCGACGAGTCGGCGCTGACCGCGCTGCGTCGTCTGCGACCGGCCGCCCCGTACTCCTGTCAACAGGGTTTCTGCGGAACGTGCAGGGTCCGGATCTCGAGCGGCGACGCCGATCACCGAGACGGACTCCTGACCGAGCCCGAGCGCGACGCGGGATACTTCCTTCCGTGTGTGTCTCGATGCGATTCGGGGTCGTTGACGATCGACGCGTAGGGCGCCGCCCGGGCGTGTCATGCGACTCTTCTCCGCTCCGGTCGCGGGGTTTGGAAGAATCGTGGGAATGACGGAGTACCGGATCGACGACCTCGCTCAAGCGGCAGGCACGACGACGCGGAACGTCCGCGGCTATCAGGACCGCGGGCTCATTCCGCGTCCCGAGAGGCGTGGCCGCATCGCCGTCTACAACGACGAGCATCTGTCTCGGCTCCGCGTCATCGACGACCTGCTGGGCAAGGGTTTCACGATGACGCACATCGCGGAGTTCTTCGACCGGATGGAGCAGGGCGAGGATCTCGCCGAGGTCCTCGGCCTCCGGGAAGTGGTGTCCGAGCCGTGGTCGCGGACGCCGTCGGAGACGGTCTCGGCGGCGGCGTTGCACGAGATGCTGGGCACGTCCGATCCGGAGCTGCTGACCCGCCTCGAGGGTTCGGGACTGATCGCACCGGTCGGCGACGCACGTCCGCCCCTGGAGTACACGATCACCGACACCGAGAGCATCGACGGCTACGTGCGGCTGCTCGGCATCGGTGTCCCGCTGCCGTATCTGCTCGACATGCAGCGCAGACTCGACGACGACATGGACCGTGCCGCGCACACGCTGATCTCGGCGGGCCGCAGCGCGATCACGGAGGGCCGCTTCGACGGGTGGATTCCGGCGAGCGACTCCGAGACGGACTGGGCGTCGTCGTTCATCGGCGAACTGCGTCGTACCGGTCGAGTCGCCGCGCACAACACCCTGTATCGCGCGCTCGACCGGGAGCTGTCCCGGCAGCTCGACGACTATCTGTCGATCGCCCGCGAGCGCAAGCACCGGCGCGACTGACCTGCGACCGTCTACCCCAGCACGATCGGCGGCAGCCCGGGGATCGGATTCGGGATGGTTCGCCGGTGAGGTCTGGGCTTCGGCGACGGACCGGGTGCGGGTGCCTGTTCGGTCGTCCGGCTCGGTCGGTCCTTCGACGGGGTCGACGGCGGAGGCGGGGGCGGCGGTGTCGTGTACTTGAGCATCGAGCCGCGCGCCGCGTCGACCTCGCTGCGGTCGGCGGAGTTGGGGATGTGCTCGGGCGCCGAGCTCGGGGCGGTGGTCTCCGGTTCGGTGGCCGACGAGTCGCCGATCTGGTCGATGCTCGGACCGTCGTGCTCGTGGATGTTCATACCGACCGCGACCCCGACACCGCCGAGCCCGAAGACGACGACGACCGCCGCCACGGCGGTCATCCGCCATCGGCGGCTGCTCTCGGCGGCCCGTCGTTCCTCGTCCTGCGCGTCGTCGGCGCCCGTATCGGGTTCCGGATCGGCGTCGGTCACCGGGCCGTCGAACCGGACGTTCCCGTACTCGTCCAGGCCATAGTCGGCGGGATCGATGCCGGAGGCGCTGAACGAGACCGGACCCGACTCCGACGGCTCGGCGCCCCACGCCAGGTGCACGGGCTCGTCCTCGACGCGATCGAGTTCGTTCGTCGCATCGTCGTCGCCGCCGAAAGTCTCCGGGAACGGGTCGCCGGGCAGGAGCGCGGTGAAGCCTCGTTCGGTGAGTGCCTCCCACAGGCCCGGCCAGTCGTCGGCGCCCGGGCCGAGCAGGATCGCGTCGACGGGCGACTGTCCCGCGAGTTCTACGATCATCCCGTGTAGGCGGTTCACTTCGGGGACAGTCGCTTCGACGATCTCGGCGCGGGTCACCGACAGGAAGCGGAGCGATCCGGGGCCCACGACGAGGGCGCTGTCGCGGTCGCCGATGGTGGTCCGGGCTCGCGTCGCCAGGGCCGTCAGTTCGTCGAAGACGGCGGGGTCGGACGCTTCGGGGACCTTACCGGACTCCCACAGATCCGACGCGATCCGCACGTCGAGGACGTCGGGCACGATGCGGGGCTCCGACAGCGATGCCACGACCCGCCTCGCACCGTCGACGTGGCCCGCCCACAGGCCCGTCTGCCCGAAGGTGACGGCCAGTACGACGCCCGTCGGGGCGTCCGGGATCGTGAATCCGGCGAGCCGGGGCGGAGCGTCGTACTGATCGGCCATCAGTCAGCTCTGGAAGTTCAGATACGCCTTCGACGGCGTCGGACCGCGTTGGCCCTGATATTTGGATCCGACGGAGGCACTGCCGTACGGCGTCTGCGCCGGACTCGACAGTCGGAACAGGCACAGCTGCCCGATCTTCATGCCGGGCCACAGGGTGATCGGCAGATTGGCCACGTTCGACAGTTCGAGCGTGATGTGTCCGGAGAAGCCCGGGTCGATGAATCCCGCGGTGGAGTGCGTCAACAGACCGAGTCGGCCCAGAGACGACTTGCCCTCGAGTCGCCCCGCGAGGTCGTCGGGAAGACTGCACACCTCGAGGGTCGAGCCCAGGACGAACTCCCCCGGGTGCAGGACGAACGGCTCACCGTCGGCCGGTTCGACGAGGCTCGTCAGCTCGTCCTGACGCTTGGCCGGGTCGATGTGCGTGTACTTGGTGTTGTTGAACACGCGGAAGAGCCCGTCGAGGCGGACGTCGACGCTCGACGGCTGGACGAGCGTCGGGTCGAACGGCTCGATCGCCAGCCGTCCCCCATCGATCTCGGCGCGGATGTCGCGGTCAGATAACAGCACGTTGATGAGGTTACTGCAGATGGGGGCGTGTCCCTGAATCAGCGGACACGCGGATTCGCAGAGCCGATGATCTCGACAATCCTCGCACCCGCAGCCGCCACGACCCATCCGATCGCTCAGCCGCGCCGAACTCACTCACACAGACACCGTCAATAGAAAGGTCGGAGGCGTTCATGTTCCGTCGAACCCTGGTCACACTCTTCCTCACCGTCATCGCCGCGTCCGCCGCGCTGATCGTCCCGTCCACCGTGCGCGCGGCACCGCTGCGCCCGGTCGCCCAGGTCGACCTGAACCGCTACCTCGGAGTCTGGCACCAGCTCGCGGCGAATCCGGCGCCTTTCAACATCGACTGCGTACGCGACACGACAGCCGAGTACTCGTCGATCGACGCGCGCACCGTCCGGGTGAAGAACTCGTGCACGTCGGTGACCGGTGCGCACCGCTCGATCGTCGGACGGGCGCGAGTCAACGGGCCGGCCGCGCTGCACGTGTCGTTCCCGGGGGTGCCGACCCAGGAATCGGTGTCCGGACCGAGCAACTACCTGATCGCGTACATCGCACCCGATTACTCGTGGGCGCTGGTGGGCGATCCCTCACGCCTGTCGGGCTTCGTCCTGTCTCGGTCGGGTCGCGTCGATCACGCGACGTGGCGCACCATCGTGGACGTCGTCGAGCGCAAGGGCTACAACCCGTGCCTGATGGTGACATCGCCGGTCACCGGCGGATATCGCGACATCCGCCCGCTCTGCACCGTCTGATCCTCAGCGCTTCGCGGTGATCTCCGAATAGCGGTCGAGCGCTTCCCGGCGCTCGACCGCGTGATCGACGATCGGCTGCGGATAGTCGCTCGGCGGACCGTCGGGCAGACGATGCACCCGGCGCCCGGCCACACCGCGCAGTTCGGGCACCCACCGGCGGACGTAGTCGCCGTCGGGGTCGAACTTCTCGCCCTGGACCGTCGGGTTGAACACGCGGAAGTACGGGGCGGCGTCGGTGCCGCATCCGGCGACCCATTGCCAGCCGTGCTGGTTGGATGCGAGGTCGCCGTCGATGAGGCGGTCCATGAAATGACGTGCGCCCCACCACCAGGGGAGGTGCAGATCCTTGGTGAGGAACGACGCGACGATCATCCGAACGCGGTTGTGCATCCATCCCTCCGCCGTCAACTGCCGCATTCCCGCGTCGACGATCGGATATCCGGTCCGGCCGCGGCACCACGCGTCGAACGCGTCGTCGGCGGACGGGCCGTCGTCGTAGGGCATGGCGTCGAATCTCGCGTCCTGGTTGCGGTAGGCGGTCTCCGGTCGCTGATGCAGCACGTCGGCGTAGAACTCGCGCCAGCACAGTTCGCTGCGGTACTTCGCCGCGCCGTCGTCCGCCCGCGTCCGCAGGTCGTACAGGAGCGTTCGTGGATGGATGCACCCGAACTTGAGGTAGGCCGACAGGCGGCTGGTCTGATCGAGATCGGGTCGATCGCGCCCGTCGGCGTAGTCGGCGAGGTCGGCGGCGATGAACTCGTGCCACCGGGTGAGCGCGGCGGTCTCGCCCGCCGCGATGAGCGGTGCCGCGTCCGGTCGCGGGATCTCCACGCGCGCCCGCACCGCGGCATCCAGCCAGCCGACGGTCTCGGCGTCCGTCCGCGCCGGCGCCCGCCACCCGTGTTCGTGCCATGCCCGTTGAAACGGTCGGAACACGCGGTACGCGGTCCCGTCGCCCTTGACCACCCGGCCCGGTGCGACGGCGTACGGCGAACCGGTCCGGATCAGCGGGACGTCGCCGAGCTCTTGCTCGACCAGTCGGTCCCGACTCCGTCCGTAGGGCGTGAAGTCCGCCGACACGTGCACCGTCGCGGCCTCCAGTTCCCGGGCGAGTGCGGGGATCTGCACGGTCGGATCGCCGCGTACGACGATCAGCCGCCCTCCCAACTGCTCGTCGAGCGCCCGCAAGCAGCCGAGCATCATGTCCCGACGAGGTCCGCGCGCGGCCAACCGATCGTCGAGCACGAACACCGCGGCCGCGACATCCGACTCCGCCGCTGCCGCCGACAGCGTCGGGAGGTCGCCCAGACGCAGGTCACGACGGAACCAGACGATGGATGGACGGCCCTGGCTCGAAGTGGTCACCACACCACGGTACGGACTCGAATGTGTGCCCGAGGCCACGTCGACGTCGAGGTCCGGCGACGGGTTTGTTAAGGTGATCATCGCACCGATCGAGGTGCGCAGTGCCGATGTAGTTTAGTGGTAGAACATCAGCTTCCCAAGCTGAGAGTGCGGGTTCGATTCCCGTCATCGGCTCCACTAAATCCGCTGGTCAGAGCCGCAAATCCGCTGGTCAGAGCCGCTTCGCTCGCTCGGATCACGCCCAGCCGGGCAGCCCACCCGGAGAACCTCTCACACCGCCGTCTCCGCGTACTCGCCGACCTCGGCGTCGTCCTCGACCACCGGCCGCAGCGCCCACGCTCCGACCACCGCCGACACCAGCGATACGCCGACGGCCACGAGCGTCGCCTGCGCGAGACCGTCGAGGAAGACATCGGCCACGA from Gordonia humi encodes:
- a CDS encoding MerR family transcriptional regulator, yielding MTEYRIDDLAQAAGTTTRNVRGYQDRGLIPRPERRGRIAVYNDEHLSRLRVIDDLLGKGFTMTHIAEFFDRMEQGEDLAEVLGLREVVSEPWSRTPSETVSAAALHEMLGTSDPELLTRLEGSGLIAPVGDARPPLEYTITDTESIDGYVRLLGIGVPLPYLLDMQRRLDDDMDRAAHTLISAGRSAITEGRFDGWIPASDSETDWASSFIGELRRTGRVAAHNTLYRALDRELSRQLDDYLSIARERKHRRD
- a CDS encoding deoxyribodipyrimidine photo-lyase translates to MTTSSQGRPSIVWFRRDLRLGDLPTLSAAAAESDVAAAVFVLDDRLAARGPRRDMMLGCLRALDEQLGGRLIVVRGDPTVQIPALARELEAATVHVSADFTPYGRSRDRLVEQELGDVPLIRTGSPYAVAPGRVVKGDGTAYRVFRPFQRAWHEHGWRAPARTDAETVGWLDAAVRARVEIPRPDAAPLIAAGETAALTRWHEFIAADLADYADGRDRPDLDQTSRLSAYLKFGCIHPRTLLYDLRTRADDGAAKYRSELCWREFYADVLHQRPETAYRNQDARFDAMPYDDGPSADDAFDAWCRGRTGYPIVDAGMRQLTAEGWMHNRVRMIVASFLTKDLHLPWWWGARHFMDRLIDGDLASNQHGWQWVAGCGTDAAPYFRVFNPTVQGEKFDPDGDYVRRWVPELRGVAGRRVHRLPDGPPSDYPQPIVDHAVERREALDRYSEITAKR
- a CDS encoding metal-dependent hydrolase, whose amino-acid sequence is MTNAHVTHSNPDTDPGEVELHARNVEFDLSDSPLHWIPGSPVSSNMITVLNLLLPEGERWFVETFNEALPMVKDEKLAADMRGFVGQEAMHAETHDKAVHTWLVHRGIDPQPYLDQMEWIFRRVLGPRDGQTPQARQKHLIERLWLIAAIEHYTALLGDFALNCTWAENGADPAMTDMFVWHGAEEVEHRAVAHDVAAYFGDSPLRRGRAMSLALPFLVILLVRGFRFINSQDPTFTQMSVPARYGKCIKAYFVESRRGVFPKLGGIVLATATYFKPGFHPTEIGDTAQAVAYLATSPGARRAG
- a CDS encoding 2Fe-2S iron-sulfur cluster-binding protein, which gives rise to MNHIRHPHETDLVVEPPHLTGRWRRDPLMRFVTGIGNTWFPFWAPLAPLRDLAENDDVQRLEMVGREVVAHDENVIALTFAAPDRTVLPEWHAGAHLDLLLPSGRMREYSLCGDPGDRTTYRIAVRRIPDGGGGSVEVHDELTVGDPIRIKGPRNAFPLAMPGYGSPVGRLRFVAAGIGITPILPMVAIADRFGLDWSMIYTGRTLDSIPFREELARYGDRVQIRTDDEHGLPTMDELVGDAGEHGLAVYCCGPTSMLEALRTHLVGRTDVELHYERFSPPPIENGTEFTIELASTGERETVAADESALTALRRLRPAAPYSCQQGFCGTCRVRISSGDADHRDGLLTEPERDAGYFLPCVSRCDSGSLTIDA
- the dcd gene encoding dCTP deaminase, which produces MLLSDRDIRAEIDGGRLAIEPFDPTLVQPSSVDVRLDGLFRVFNNTKYTHIDPAKRQDELTSLVEPADGEPFVLHPGEFVLGSTLEVCSLPDDLAGRLEGKSSLGRLGLLTHSTAGFIDPGFSGHITLELSNVANLPITLWPGMKIGQLCLFRLSSPAQTPYGSASVGSKYQGQRGPTPSKAYLNFQS
- a CDS encoding lipocalin family protein, with protein sequence MFRRTLVTLFLTVIAASAALIVPSTVRAAPLRPVAQVDLNRYLGVWHQLAANPAPFNIDCVRDTTAEYSSIDARTVRVKNSCTSVTGAHRSIVGRARVNGPAALHVSFPGVPTQESVSGPSNYLIAYIAPDYSWALVGDPSRLSGFVLSRSGRVDHATWRTIVDVVERKGYNPCLMVTSPVTGGYRDIRPLCTV